Proteins found in one Lysinibacillus fusiformis genomic segment:
- a CDS encoding LysR family transcriptional regulator has translation MQIQLKDLDIFVKVAEHNSFTKASEVLFIAQPSLSKSVQKLEKELNVTLFDRSNRKLRLTEVGMIVYEKSKAILSTLESISTSIADLSELVTGNLKVGVSHIVGTLFFPKVAQVYVNNFPGVTLEIFEEGGLVIEKHIERGLVDIGFVVLTKKNEHLKHTSIYNDEFVLCVSSKHPLSNLKIVSLVDLIDENFIFFSKKWALHELVINACKDVGFIPKVAFESEQWDLIIELVSAQLGITLIPKILASKLNDVDIVSIPLTNPTIEWNIGVVTNGKSYQTFALKAFLKIVNQVYNDIDSSFED, from the coding sequence ATGCAAATTCAACTAAAAGACTTAGATATTTTTGTGAAAGTAGCTGAACACAACAGCTTCACAAAAGCATCAGAGGTATTATTTATTGCGCAGCCCTCATTAAGTAAATCTGTTCAAAAATTAGAAAAAGAACTAAATGTAACCTTATTTGATAGATCCAATAGAAAATTACGTCTCACTGAGGTTGGAATGATTGTTTATGAGAAAAGTAAAGCTATCCTTTCAACTTTAGAAAGTATCTCTACTTCCATTGCTGATTTATCGGAATTAGTAACTGGAAATTTAAAAGTGGGTGTATCCCATATAGTTGGAACTTTATTCTTTCCCAAAGTAGCCCAAGTATATGTAAATAATTTCCCAGGAGTAACATTAGAGATATTTGAGGAAGGTGGACTCGTAATTGAAAAACATATCGAAAGGGGACTGGTGGATATAGGATTTGTCGTATTGACAAAGAAGAACGAACATTTAAAACATACTTCAATCTACAATGATGAATTTGTATTATGTGTTTCGTCTAAACATCCTTTATCAAATTTAAAGATTGTATCATTAGTCGATCTAATAGATGAAAATTTTATTTTCTTTTCTAAGAAATGGGCATTACATGAACTGGTTATCAATGCATGTAAGGATGTAGGCTTTATTCCTAAAGTTGCGTTTGAAAGTGAGCAATGGGATTTGATCATCGAATTAGTTTCTGCCCAGTTAGGGATTACACTAATTCCCAAAATCTTAGCTAGTAAATTGAATGATGTTGATATTGTATCCATCCCACTCACTAACCCTACGATTGAATGGAATATTGGAGTCGTTACTAATGGGAAATCATATCAAACCTTCGCGTTAAAAGCGTTTCTTAAAATTGTTAATCAAGTATACAATGATATAGATTCAAGTTTTGAAGATTAA
- a CDS encoding LTA synthase family protein — translation MKNLVNKKGNLLHNFLGIYIVAVLMLWIKTYISQLSQFDLGVEGIIQQFLLLINPLGSAMLFLGFSFIFKGKRKYTSLVVVYTLMSIVLYANIVYYRFFSDFITLPTLSQTQNFGDLGGSVLSLLKPYDILFFVDVFVMFYLRFSKKIQKDTKRFGYKKGMAIIAFALAISVLNLGLAESNRPQLLTRGFDRNYIVKYLGMYNYTIYDSVETMKASSQRALADSNDITEVINYTKSNYAKPNTQYFGAAKGMNVIYLHLESFQNFLIDYKLNGEEVTPFLNSLAKDKNTLYFDNFFHQTGQGKTSDAEFMLENSLFGLPQGSAYITKAQNTYQAAPSILKDYGYTSAVFHGNNGSFWNRNVIYKSFGFDKFFDASYYNTGTSEDMAEYGLLDKPFFEQSQSLLSSLPQPFYTKLITVGNHYPYKMNQDLVTIDKANTGDASVDNYFQTARYADEAIQQVFQQLKESGLYDHSMIVLYGDHYGISDNHNKAMEQVVGKEITPYESANLQRVPLFIHVPGIQGGTNHSYGGQTDLLPTLLHLLGIDSQQFVQFGSDLLSEEHDEVVPFRNGDFVSPTIYSINEKFYDNKTGLPLDESQLEEAKTIKNEVDHKLALSDRVVNGDLLRFYTPTGYTPVDPSQYNYSHDENVESK, via the coding sequence ATGAAAAATCTAGTAAATAAAAAAGGTAACCTATTACACAACTTTTTAGGAATTTATATAGTAGCAGTATTAATGTTATGGATTAAAACATACATCTCTCAATTATCACAATTTGACTTAGGTGTAGAAGGAATCATTCAACAATTCCTTTTACTAATAAATCCACTAGGCTCAGCAATGCTATTTCTAGGATTTTCATTTATATTTAAAGGAAAAAGAAAATACACATCACTCGTTGTAGTTTACACTTTGATGTCCATTGTTTTATATGCCAATATTGTTTATTACCGATTCTTTAGTGATTTCATTACATTACCTACACTTTCCCAAACGCAGAACTTTGGGGATTTAGGCGGCAGTGTTCTTTCTTTACTAAAACCTTATGATATCTTATTCTTTGTGGATGTATTTGTTATGTTTTATCTACGATTCTCTAAAAAAATCCAAAAAGATACGAAGCGTTTTGGCTATAAAAAAGGAATGGCAATCATTGCCTTTGCATTAGCGATATCAGTCCTTAATTTAGGACTAGCTGAATCTAATCGTCCTCAACTTTTAACACGTGGTTTTGATAGAAACTATATTGTGAAATATCTAGGAATGTATAACTATACGATTTATGATTCAGTTGAAACGATGAAAGCTTCTTCTCAGAGAGCTTTGGCGGACAGCAATGATATTACAGAAGTCATTAACTATACAAAATCAAACTATGCCAAACCGAATACGCAATATTTTGGTGCAGCAAAGGGAATGAACGTTATCTATTTACATTTAGAATCATTCCAAAACTTTTTAATCGACTATAAATTAAACGGTGAAGAAGTAACACCATTTTTAAATTCATTAGCAAAAGATAAGAATACATTGTATTTTGATAATTTCTTCCATCAAACAGGTCAAGGTAAAACGTCTGATGCAGAATTTATGCTTGAAAACTCTTTATTTGGATTACCACAAGGATCTGCTTATATTACAAAAGCACAAAATACGTATCAGGCAGCACCGAGTATTTTAAAAGATTATGGTTATACATCGGCTGTATTCCATGGTAATAACGGAAGCTTCTGGAACAGAAATGTGATTTATAAATCATTTGGATTCGACAAATTCTTTGATGCTAGTTACTATAACACAGGTACTTCAGAGGACATGGCTGAATATGGTTTGTTAGATAAACCATTCTTTGAACAATCTCAAAGTCTTTTAAGCTCCTTACCACAACCTTTTTATACAAAATTAATTACGGTAGGGAATCACTATCCATATAAAATGAATCAAGACTTAGTGACAATTGATAAAGCTAATACGGGAGATGCAAGCGTTGATAATTATTTCCAAACAGCTCGTTATGCAGACGAAGCAATCCAACAGGTCTTCCAACAATTAAAAGAATCAGGTTTATATGATCATTCGATGATTGTTCTTTATGGTGACCATTACGGTATTTCCGATAATCATAATAAAGCGATGGAACAAGTCGTTGGAAAAGAAATTACACCATATGAAAGTGCTAATTTACAACGTGTACCATTATTTATACATGTTCCAGGCATACAAGGTGGTACTAACCATAGCTATGGTGGTCAAACAGACTTACTCCCTACGCTATTACATTTACTAGGGATTGATTCACAACAATTTGTTCAATTTGGTTCAGATTTATTATCAGAAGAGCATGATGAAGTTGTACCATTTAGAAATGGCGATTTTGTCAGTCCTACGATTTATTCAATTAATGAAAAATTTTATGATAATAAAACAGGCTTACCATTAGACGAGAGTCAATTAGAGGAAGCGAAAACGATTAAAAATGAAGTAGATCATAAATTGGCGTTATCTGATAGAGTCGTAAATGGTGACTTATTGAGATTCTATACGCCAACAGGTTATACGCCAGTTGATCCTTCTCAATATAATTACTCTCATGATGAGAATGTAGAATCTAAATAA
- a CDS encoding DinB family protein, producing the protein MQIFFKYNWLVREDWFRWCEELTEEELLQNRTGGMGSILHTLFHIIDVEWSWIRLLQGKTDFQESFDEYNSLEKVRKLQAAFHLDVESFVNQWEDSMEERILHIPLANGSMETHTWGEVIRHTIAHEIHHIGQLSIWAREMGRAPVSANLIRRGLSSSLKDSVGAQINIETSK; encoded by the coding sequence TTGCAAATATTTTTTAAATATAATTGGCTAGTTCGGGAAGATTGGTTTCGTTGGTGTGAAGAGTTGACTGAAGAAGAACTTTTGCAAAACCGAACTGGAGGAATGGGCAGTATATTACACACACTTTTCCATATCATTGATGTTGAATGGAGTTGGATTCGTCTATTACAAGGGAAAACAGACTTTCAGGAGAGCTTTGATGAATATAATAGCTTGGAAAAGGTTCGTAAATTGCAAGCCGCATTTCATTTAGATGTCGAAAGCTTTGTAAATCAATGGGAGGACAGTATGGAAGAGCGTATACTTCATATTCCATTAGCAAATGGTAGTATGGAGACGCATACATGGGGTGAAGTCATTCGTCATACCATTGCACATGAAATTCACCATATAGGACAACTATCAATTTGGGCGAGGGAAATGGGGAGAGCACCTGTTTCTGCAAATTTAATCAGACGAGGTCTTTCTTCATCATTGAAAGATTCAGTAGGTGCTCAAATAAATATAGAAACATCTAAATAG